tacaaagtgcgctattgtgagggatgattatgctacagtctacccaatctgcggtattacaaagtgcgctattgtgagggatgattatgctacagtctacccaatctgcggtattacaaagtgcgctattgtgagggatgattatgctacagtctacccaatctgcggtattacaaagtgcgctattgtgagggatgattatgctgcagtctacccaatctgcggtattacaaagtgcgctattgtgagggatgattatgctgcagtctacccaatctgcggtattacaaagtgcgctattgtgagggatgattatgCTGCTAACCAGCTTCAGCTCCAGAGGTGAATAGTGATGTCAtttcattgtgatgtcatagtaACGGATGATGTCACACTGGGCTGCATAGCATTGGGATGCAGTTTCGCAGTAATacttcttgttttgtttgttgtttcatgctGCACTCAGTTAATTTTTaagctatatggtctgtaaatgatttagTTTGGTCTTGACAATTGAGTAGTGACATCATGTGTACTAGTCTACAAAATTTGGATATGacacatcaaccaagtcagcaggcctgaccccagatctccttagtcacctcttacgacaagcatgggttgctgaagaccagttctaacccagatcgtCACAGGTTTAGACATGATGACAGTGAGAGAGGTGACCAGATGCAATATGGTCGGACTCCGACTTTGCTTTGTTACTTGTTGATTGTTATATCTGCATTGTTGCTGACAGTGGTCAAGATCTTTTAGAATGCAGTTATGTAGCttcagtgaatttagttttatgccgcttttgccactattcaagcaatatcatgccaTGGGGACaacaggaatgggcttcacacattgtatccaagtgTGAAATCAAATCTgggcctttggtgtgacaagccaatgttttaaccactaggctaccccactgccccaaaaCGAAGATGGAAAATTCATATTTATACTCTTCACTATTCAGACTACAACACCTATATATAGTACTGTTTAACAGCGATTTTATTGCATAAATATGAATAGATAAGAACATATAAGGTACTTGGAATTTGATTGTTGGCAATGAATACTGCAAATACTGGCAAGTATGTTTGTATAGGAAATGTAAATGCATCTACTTGACAGAGGTGTTTGTACCTTTATCTAATATACCTACATACTTTCTGAAATTCTATGTCATGGACATCAAGGTGTTATCATATTGATATGTGTTATCGTATAGTGAGGGGCCTTCCTCTGATAACAGGTTAATAACCTTGATAGTAAAAGGATTGCTGCATTAAACACACACAATTAAGCATTGACTGTGAAAAACTTTGGCACTTGTAAAGATATTGCTCATTATAACACAAACAGCACCTGGcaattaaatgttttgttgtaaCAAGCAGACTTTTGGAAATGACCTTTACAGAACTCCAAGAACAGCAATGTGAATGTTAAGTATGAagatgtttgtttcatgttctTCATATTAAAAGAATTGATATGCTAACATTGTGCTGATTATTTTCTCACAAACATAAATTAacagaaaatacaatatttaagCAAAATCAAACACATCTAATTAAATTTGTATTAAAACAATGTGTAAATAAAGCCATTTTTGTTTGAATCACCTGACTGCATATTCCTGTCACCATTATAATGCTATTCTAGATTTATCTGTTACATGTGTAACATTTGTACCATCGTTGAGCAGTCAAGGTCACCTAGTGAAGGTCACTTAGAGGTGATGTGTGGAATTCATCAGGTCATGGTATCTTTCCCTGAGTAGGAACGCGGCAGCTTTAGGTTGGCGTTGACGAGTGAGCATGCCTTTCTTGTTGCCCACGACACGTTTGACACCTGTAGTCAGTGACAGAATCATTGCGATACACAGAGAATTCCATCTGTGTTTTGATATCAAACATGTCAACATAACAACTTACAAATTCCTTGGCTTGATGAAATAGCTTCTGGCCTGGTAGCCAAATGCTAGCCGATTGTGATTTGGGAAAATAATACATTGTTAAAGCTATCCTGAATGGCCTGCTGAAAATTTAAGATAATTTGCTCTTCATTTAATTCACATGAATATGATGAAGGTGCTAAAAGTCTGCGAAAGTTTCTTAGCATTTACCATATCAATGACTCTCCATGCTCAACATTGCTTtatttcaactgatttgtgaccatAGCTCTTTGCATAGGACCACACACCTCCACAAAAACTTTAATAGCGTTGCATAAAAGAGGTTAGGATTCATTACATTGGTTGGCAAGGCTCAACAAGTATCCAATAAGCTTCACCATTGTTATGCTAAACAGTGATCATACTCATTGCAAATCGCTGCCCCTTTAAACACGAAAAGTCAAAGACCAAACTGAACATCTTAAGTAATGACATATTAGGTGACTACTATTTCATGCTATTTTAAATTTTACTTCAGTTAGACAACAGCATGACACTTTGATATTCAACGTAAAAAACATAATgggtaataatgataataataatgattcaTATATATTGTGTCTAGtaagtatccatctgactagttgtTCACTGGatgctgtaatcagaatctgattgcTATTATCTTGGATAACCCATGCTGCCTCCTCGTGCTACAAGTTTATAGACCAACAAGGCATCAATTTTCTGtttggtgaacagaggcaattttgaacaaactcacttgccaaagttgagaccacatgtttcacatgtgcttctttgtggggcaggactgaagtcctagaaactgtcaggagtcaaactgccaaacaagCTGAAACATCCAGCTCGCCACTGttaaacttcaactgatttgtgacctgagcttgacgcacaggaccacacactgCCATATTCATGAACACGTGTATGGGTCCGTATCATGATGAATACAAATCAGCACATCCTGGTGCAGCTTTGGGACAAAACTCTGCTTAGCATAATAAGAACTGGACCTTTGTACTCTTAACAGTTTAAGCCTAAGTTGCATTACAGAAATAAATAACACAAGACATGAAGGTttgacaaaagaaaacaaacaccaatAATACACACCTCTGTCTTTAGGTAGTGTTTCAGAAACTGCAGTAAGCATGATGACGATGCTAACTTAAGGATTCAAATTTTTGTAATGTTTGAGTTGCACAATTTTGCAGAAGAATTAACTGCACCTGTAGCATaatgtttcattgaaaaaatACTGAAGCTTAAATCCGTAAGTCACCATCTCATTGAGACATATGTCAGAAAGAGTTCATCTAAATAAAAATTGCATGAACATGTGCAAGAATAACTTGATGTcaaactatttgaaaaatatcctTAAAGACATCACCCTTCTTATCATGAAGACCTGACAATGCTGAGACATTGGCCTGTTACCATAGTTACCACATTTTCTTCCCACAGAGGCTACTTTTCATATCTTCCTAGTAATCCTATGAATCTGTGTCCTGTTACGGCCTTTTTTGGTGCAAGTGTTCAGAAttcgtgattggttgcaatcagatttagttctGCAATCAGGAGTGTTGTTTCAAAGTGACAATTCAGAAGGCCTCTGTAATTCCTGTATCATGCTTGCTTcaggaaaactagaacctcttcgcCACAtgatgtgcaaatgtttcatccaGATAGAACCCAGTTGTTTAATGATGGATCAATGCTGTCTCCATTGCCCTCGTTGACAACGGACAAGCTAGCCATCAAATGTCTTctgtgtcacatcaacacaagtcCCCATCAGAGGAGTGATATTTGTGGTCCCACATATGCTTGTAATAGTCAAGCTGAATCTAAGTTGATGTAACACtttctgattggatagaaagaagggagatcatttgtgttgtgattttttgccgctagggaaTTGTTTCAGAAAGAGGAAATATGGCAGTATTAGAAGACAGGTTCATAGggagatatgacaagtaacgtCTGTGGGAGGAGAATGTGGTAACCGTGGTTACCACAGTATCAATAGAGTCTTACCTTGCTTTGTCATAAAGTCGGCAAAATTCCACACCATTTCACCCACTAAATATTTCCCAATCCTTGTGTCAAACAGTTTGTGGTATTCAGTCATAAAATCAACTTGGTATTCTTCTGTAAACACTGAAGAAGGGTCCTGAAAGCAAGCATACTCATGTATTTGTCATGCTAGTTGATGCAATGACAGGGTGTCTACCTGAATCACTGAtgtgacaaaacaaaataacacatttcTGAAGCCTGAATGTAATCATGGGAAGTCATTTCCCTTTTGGAAACATTCAGTGATTCAATGAAGAGTGAGTAGGTGactggttttatgccactttaagcaatattccagcaatattagggTGGCAGCacattagaaatgggcttcatacattgttccCAAGTTTTTCGTCaagatgagcaaacacttaaccACTCAACTATCCTCACTACATTCACAGCcctattgtacccatgtgggaaatcaaactcaggtcttcaacgagatgagcgaacactttaaccactacgctaccatCACAGACCTAACTGAGGAAAGATTACTGGACTTGAGAGTAAAGGatggatgacaatatatggatgaacaacatCTTTATTGCTGTGAGAGGTGTTCATCCACATACATTGCATGGTCTTCCTTCCTTACTGCCCCAACTCCTACATGCCCCTCAAAGAATTTGGAGAGTAGAGTGTTACAGCATCAACTCCAGGAGATTACAATGTCACTGTGTCAGCTCCAGATTCAGTGATGATGAGTGGTTTGTTGTACTCACCCTGTGTAATCCTGCCACTGTGTTGGTTCCATATTCAGTGATGATAAGCGGTTTGTTGTACTCACCCTGTGTAATCCTGTCACTGTGTTGGTTCCATATTCAGTGATGATGAGCGGTTTGTTGTACTCACTCTGTGTAATCCAGCCACTGTGTCAGCTCCATATTCAGTGACGATGAGCGGTTTGTTGTACTCACCCTGTGTAATCCTGCCACTGTGTCAGCTCCATAATCAGTGATGATAAGCGGTTTGTTGTACTCACCCTGTGTAATCCAGCCACTGTGTCGGCTCCATATTCAGTGATGATAAGCGGTTTGTTGTACTCACCCTGTGTAATCCAGCCACTGTGTCAGCTCCATAATCAGTGATGATAAGCGGTTTGTTGTACTCACCCTGTGTAATCCAGCCACTGTGTCGGCTCCATATTCAGTGATGATAAGCGGTTTGTTGTACTCACCCTGTGTAATCCAGCCACTGTGTCGGCTCCATATTCAGTGATGATAAGCGGCTTGTTGTACTTGCTTCTCCAGCCATCCATATCACTTCCTAGCTGGAGCTGAATGACTTCTGTGTGACCAGTGTCACTGTACCATCCATAGTAGCGGTTGAAACAGATGATATCCACATATGGAATCTAGGAATACAGATGATAGTCACATAGGATATCTAGGAATACAGGGGATTTTCACACAGGATATCTAGGAATACAGAAGATATTCACACAGGATATCTAGGAATACAGAAGATATTCACACAGGATATCTAGGAATATAGATGATATTCACACAGGATATCTAGGAATATAGATGATATTCACACAGGATATCTAGGAATACAGGGGATTTTCACACAGGATATCTAGGAATACAGAAGATATTCACACAGGATATCTAGGAATACAGAAGATATTCACACAGGATATCTAGGAATATAGAAGATATTCACACAGGATATCTAGGAATATAGATGATATTCACACAGGATATCTAGGAATATAGATGATATTCACACAGGATATCTAGGAATATAGATGATATTCACACAGGATATCTAGGAATACAGAAGATATTCACACAGGATATCTAGGAATACAGAAGATATTCACACAGGATATCTAGGAATACAGAAGATATTCACACAGGATATCTAGGAATATAGATGATATTCACACAGGATATCTAGGAGTTTATGCATTTACATATGGAATCTGTGGACACTGATGATATTCACAAATGAAATTTACGAATATAGATGATATATACAATGGGAAAAGTGGAACATAAATGATATCCATATTGGAGAAGTACAATTTAGATATCCACATAACGTACCTGGGAATACACATGCTATCCAAACTGATAATcttgtaatatatataataccCAGAGATGATATCGACACAGACCATACAATATAGAGATTACATACTGAATATAGATGATATCCACATGAGAAATCTGGGAATATAGAGGACATTTACCTAACGATTATGCTTTTACACAGTCAACACGTGAACATATTGATGATATCTTCTGATACACAGCATATATATCTTTATAGAAGATATCCATACAGTGAATGAGGAATACAGAAGATGTCTTCATAGGGAATATGAGAATGTAGGTGATATCTACAAAGGAAATCAGGGACAATACATGATAGGGATTAGGATTCTGCACAATAAGCTGTGAAATCAGTCTGTTCTTTTGTACACTGTGAGTAGCAGGCTGAATAGTCAATGTGAAGGTTGTAATGGTTCTTGAGCCAATTAGATTCCAGCATTGATCTTTACTTCattgatttaatatttttatttcaaataagaaAACACACTTCAAACATAAATACTGCTTTGATGGCTGTCCTTTCTAGGTTACAAAAAGAGGATATGCTTTGTTCACTCATATTGTGAATTAGAATCCTGGATATTTTTCTGCTCATTAAAATGCTGACCTGATGCAATCTCTATTTGAGGGGTTGTCAGATCACACGATCACTAACTAAAGTCACAGGTCAAGTTGGGGCAAGGTCACAGGTTAAGGACTTTCAAGTGACCAATTTCTgaccttgaaacaaataatctatGTTCCACTTACAGCCTTATCACTATCATAGTCCCGGTCAGACACAAATGTCACAGGTCGAGTTGGGTCAAGAACTTTAGTGTGACCAATCACTGAcctggaaacaaataatatatGTTCAACTTACAGCCTTATCACTATCATAGTCCTGGCTACACACAAAGGTCACAGGTCGGGTAGGGTCAAGGACTTTTGTGTGACCAATCACTGACCTGGAAACAAGtaataaacaaatgtttaacTTACAGCCTTATCATCACTATAGTGATGGTTACACACAAAGGTCACAGGTCGGGTAGGGTCAAGGTTCTTTGTATGTCCAATCACAGATCTGAAGGAGGAGTCACAACATAAATGTCATGAAGGAAAGACAGAAAAAGGCAAAGATCAAAGGTTGATGCTTGACAAAGAATTAATAATATGCATCCTGTTAATTTCATGTTACATGCAGAAATGGCTaagaaacaaaataacatttgcaACATGACTTAGAGTTAGGAAAGGAgcttcaaaataaatattttcaataaataaaatcaTCTGATTACTtcaaatttacaaatttacacATCCTCAGCATGAAAAAAATCAACTGAAAAGGCCTCATGCCACAATGAGATTTTAGAAACACAACCATCCCAAGTCTATGTCAAAGTATATGAATTGGGTAGTCAAAGCACAGAGATCATTTTAAAGAACAGGGCCTATAATGCTCAGCAGAAGGGTGTGTTGAGTGATACCATTTGTTAGGTGTATAGTTTTATCACCTGGAAGTCTTGTTGTCCTTATTGTACCTTGTTTCTTGGCTATCAAATAATGTCAACATGGATATCATGTGTCGTGTTCATCCTGCTAATGTtctattctagacttgcattctgtattgtcttgtccagataaTGAATATAGAGAACCTAAAGGTCCCTGGTATGATCAAATTCCCTCACTTGAAGTATGGTGCTGCTATGTCCTTGTTTGTCGCTGGTTCATTGGCGACAGACCAGATCATGACAGAGGGGCGGTTCTTGTCTCTCCTCACGAGCTCGCCCATCACCTCTAGGTGGTGGGACAGGGACTCATTGCTGAAGTTCTCATCCCTGAATAACACAAAACTCAATCATCACTACTCATGAGCAGTGTGAGAAATAGCAACTGGCCTGCAAgcctgtggctagtaaaaacccagtcaggccagtaaatctACATAGTTCCTGGCCCAAATGGctggtgaattttcatggggtcattttgtaaatataacacTCTCCGAGTTGctaagttataatacacttttaaatcatgcaagattatggcctgataaaaatgttcctTATAGTAGCAGCTTAGTGATGAAACACGGGTCTACAGTCAAATTTCAGAACAGAATTCTTTGGGCTAGTAATTTTCAGGCATTTAGAAACTACTTTGCAGACTGCTCACTAGGGCTGTTATCAATCAGAGAGACTGATAAATGTCAACTACTTATTAATCGATTATATATAGATATCAAGGATTAGCAACTTGGTGCAAAAATTCCAAGtatgtctgaaagaaatgaatgtATTTCACACCAATGGTGAGTGGTGACATGTATAGGTTATCAAAAAAACAGCATCCTGAAAATAACTTAAAAACAGCTGATGAATAAAACTTAACTTTGTGTATTACATGATTAAATCAATACTTCATACTGTCACAAATGTTTATGTACACTATCACTGATGACActattttcatattgataatcaTTAACAATTTTTCACACCAATGATTTTTGTTaacaaacactgacaaacatCCAGGCCCTGGACTCAGCCTGATGACTAATAAGTGCACAGTGTaacaaacactgacaaacatCCAGGGACTGGTTGACAAATAATTGCACAGtgtaacaaacagtgacaaaCATCCAGGCCCTCGACTCTAGCCCAATGACTAATAAGTGCACAGTGTaacaaacactgacaaacatCCAGGCCCTGGTTGACAAATAATTGCACAGTGacaaacactgacaaacactCAGGCCCTTGACTCTAGCTCGATGACTAATAATTCCACAGTGTAACAAACATTGACATTTGAGAAATGATTTAACCCATAATGTTTGCAACATTCTGTCATAATGCTACTTCCATTGTTCAAAATAAATTGTGGTGAAGCATTTGTGATTAAGTATGACCTAAAGATTTTAATCTGTAAATGCTGAAATGTTGGGTCTACTTGCCCTTCAATAAAAGTAGTAATGAAAAGAGGACAAGAGTTTGAGAAATCTCAGAATGTATTAGGTGAAAACATTCTTGAATGTTATTTTTTACCTATATATGATTTATGCTTAATGTAACATTTCAGAAGCATTAATGGAAATGACAATCATTTGGAGAAGATAATATAATTTTGAATGTTAATCTGAGACCTTTTTCAGCCTAAGCCTAAATTGCTTTAAGAGTAGAGTCACCCATTTGACCAAACATAATGTTAACTGACACACTTTCAAAGAGATCAAGAATATGCAAGTTTGTAAGGTCCATTGCAATTTCATAGGCACATCCAGAAAGGTTGGGGGTGTGGTGTGCAGGGTGTGCACCCCTTTTTTTCATCCTGAAGGTTTATTAAATGACTATTGAAACTCCTCTAATTGCAGCAATCACCTACGTTGAAATCCCAACTCCTGGACTCTCGTCGATGACCATGATGCCCTGTCGGTCAGCCTGGTCCATGATCTCCTCGGCGTACGGGTAGTGGGACGTCCGGAAACAGTTGACTCCAAGCCACTTCAACATGTTGAAATCTTTCGCAATGAGGGCATAATCCAGGCCCTTACCTCGAATCTGCAAACAGAATggcatttgactgtatttttctTGAAGCTGTAATAAGTATTGACTATGGTGTGTTCTCTCTGTATGCAGACCCAATCCAGTTACTACTCCTAACATCTTGTAACCAGATCTATAGAGAGACAACATGGCATTCTTACATCTGAGTCCTCATGTTTGGCAGCTCCGTGGCAGTAGAAGGGCTTGTTGTTGATCAGGAGCTGGGTGTCAGTGACTTGTACTGTGCGGATACCAATTGGTAGTCTGTACACATCTGTTCCTGCTgcagaggtcaaggtcatctgtTGAAAGAGGAAGTCATTCTGGTTATCAGAGGCTAAGGAAAAGTATTTGACATCTAAACTGCCGTAAGTTAGCACATTCAACAGCAAGAACAAATACAGGGCATGAAAAACAGTAATCTACCTTCAGTGTGGAGAGAGTGGCTGGAGAGTTAGGCATCATGTGTGTAAAGGTACCAGAGATAGGCATTCAAAATAGTCACCTACTTTTAGTGTGTAGAGATTGGCTGGAGAGTTAGACATCATGGTGTAGGGGTACCAGAGATAGGCATTCACTATAGTCACCTACCTTCAATGTGTAGAGATAGGCTGGAGAGTTAGACATCATGGTGCAGGGGTACCAGAGATAGGCATTCACTATAGTTACCTACCTTCAGTGTGTAGAGATATGCTGGACAGTTAGACATCATGGCGTAGGGGTACCAGAGATAGGCATTCACTATAGTCACCTACCTTCAGTGTGTAGAGATAGGCTGGAGAGTTAGGCATCATGGTGTAGGGGTACCAGAGGTTGGCATTAGCGATGGACACAGCGCCAGTGAAGGTAGCAGATGTTCCCACAACGTTCCCCTCCCTGTCTTCCACTTCAACCTTGATACTGTTACCCTGGGTAGATCCACCTGCCACGATCTGGTAGTTGACAATCCCTGAAATCAAATATCAGtcatgttttgaatattaacagTGCTTTCACAAAATCTAAATGATTTACATGTCATTGTCTTGCCTGGcctttatttctttcagttcAATATGATGTCATCTGTTGCTAGTGTCACTACTAACATCTTAAATACACACTGGAGGTTGGTAGTCAGGTCTGATATTgtcacacaaacaaatatttcagtaaAAGTATGTCTCCAAGGTGTTGGGAAACCAGAGATAGGAATTTattatagtgatctacctttaatGCATGCAGATAGGCTGGACAGATTGAGATTTACAAATATGTAAAGATAAATTCAGCTCCAGTAATTGTCACTCACAAGAGTGATCAATGTATTCATTCTATGCTGAAAGTTTGTGTACTACACTCGTCCAATGTAGAAAAACTTTCAGTTCATAAAATTCTGCAGATAATTTACTGATATACTGACAGAACTAAAACTCACATAGGTAATTAGAAGACTCATATTAAAATTTGCCAGACACGATGACCAACAACCTTTGAAATTATCGGGCACTGTATCGGTTTAAGTCTGGTATATACCGGAAAACAGAAACACTTATATTACTGATGGGTAGAGTCtgtgattttggtttgagataCCTTCTTATGTTAAACCTTCAAGTCAGATGGAATGAAAACTGAGTGACATGTTTACACATGGTATTGTATTCCATATCATGATGTATCAGCTGAGTGTGCCTGGAAACTTCAAATTGAAGCAGATCTCAGATATTTACCCTCTCAGATATTTACCCTCACAGATATTTACACTCTCAGACATTTACCCTCTCAGACATTTACCCTCTCAGATATTTACACCAAAAGTATGGGTAGGGTATGGGCAAACCTGGAAGCACAGTAGGGCTTGAAGTCGTAACATTCTGGCATGACTAAGGGTGACAACTCTGTTAGCAATTGcaaatattttagaaatcaaacacattttattcTGAATATTCATCATACCTAGAAATTTGGTAAAGGTAAGGTCTGCATTTATGAAGATTATATTTTGTTCAAGGAATGGTCACTTGAGACTGAGACTGAGACTGAGACAATGAGTGAAGAAGTTAGAAGATAGGGAGATCTAGAATGCCCCACCTTTTCCATCACTGATGTCAGTTGTAACAGTCACATCATCTATGTAGGTGGTCGGGGTCGTGTACAGGCGGACATGTCGGTGAATACCAGCGTAGTTGAAGAAATCCATCTGGAGATTCTGTACAAAATACCCCTCTGGATATCTggatatagagtgagtgagtgagtgagtgagtgagtgagtgagtgagtgagtgagtgagtgagtgagtgagtgagtgagtgagtgagtgagtgagtgaggtattcAGCAACATGATGGCTGTCAATATCAGCATGGGTCTTCACATTTACTGCAATCAGGAACCCAATCCATTCCTCCATGGTGACACTTTAAGCACCCTTTCTTGGGTGCCTTTCACATCTGTATCAGGTCTCAGCTTGCAGAAGCCAACACAAACCAACATGGGAATCATATAAGGGTGAGACCTTTCATAAATACACTCCAAACGAAAACTGAATAATAATATACCTAAACAATGATGTGTTATCTTCTTTCTCATATATTTTGCTCATAAACagtatgttgttttctttctcaaaATACAGTTCATAAATCATTCTGTTGCCTTATTTCTCAAACACAGCACATAAACGACATGTTATCTTCTTTCTCAAACATAGTTCATGAACAATATGCTGTCTTCTTTCTCCCACGAAATCTTCATGAAAGATTACAAATCAAGAAAGAAACATAGTGCAATGCTTCAACCAGGATATAAGGTTTCTGATCCTGTATTGATTTTCTAAAAATACACTCTATAACAGTTAATGATAAAACCTTTAGATACTAAAAGCATTATCTTGCCATTATCTGGAAACATGATGCTAATTCTATAAATACTACTTGTCTAAGAAAGATCTGACGACAAAGGTTGATGCCTAACAGAAACCTATTATTCTCATGGCTGATTTTTATAGTTTTATTCCACAAACGAAACACATATGACATTATGGTGATTTAAAAACTATTCATTGAcgcttaaaatattttaaaaatcttaTTACTTGAAATTATATCAGTACACCTGATATCAAGGGTTGGGGTCTCTTGAAGAAGAGTTTATGTGTGGTTTAATGGCAtcatctattttttaaatacttTTCCAAACCGAAACAAAAAGTACTTAGCAGAATAAAGAATTATGATGTGAGTTCAAGTTTCAGATTGAGcactagtgttgggaattggttgaatttTCACAATCGATCATTGGATTATCAAAACGATTGATAATCAATTAATGATTGATCATAAAGATAGTGATTAACTTCCAGGACCCAGTTGTATCAACGCGTAATTATGTAATCATCAATTAAACACTAATCATTGATTAAatttagacaaacctgtagaggtttccaattctttgaagagaatcgtccttggggtacatatatgcattttctgctgccggaaaatgtcacgtgacagttgtatcaatgttttaataaaatattgtacaataaacaaaaaagtcttttttgttcattatacggCCCCTCACCTCGTGGAGTCACCCCTCTGTCACGCATGCGCAGGCAACCTGGTAAGCATCCAAGCccgtatcatcattccttctgctgatATATAAATCAGGGAACAGAATTCCGGTGAGGTGGGTGGCCCtaccccaaggacgattctcttcaaaaattggaaacctctacaggtttgtctaattCTTTTTCACAGA
The window above is part of the Haliotis asinina isolate JCU_RB_2024 chromosome 1, JCU_Hal_asi_v2, whole genome shotgun sequence genome. Proteins encoded here:
- the LOC137256340 gene encoding beta-glucuronidase-like isoform X2 — translated: MSAAVLGVCAVAILCVTGVAGIGMLYPRDSESREVKNLDGMWNFRADMSPTRDAGLKQSWFSQPLAKTGPVIPMPVPSSYNDVTQDKAIRDFVGWVWYDRSFFVPQDWQNRRVVLRFGSAHYYSMVWVNSQKVVEHNGGHLPFEAEINKYLNFAGSNLLTVAVNNTLTPHTLPPGTITYESDTKRYPEGYFVQNLQMDFFNYAGIHRHVRLYTTPTTYIDDVTVTTDISDGKGIVNYQIVAGGSTQGNSIKVEVEDREGNVVGTSATFTGAVSIANANLWYPYTMMPNSPAYLYTLKMTLTSAAGTDVYRLPIGIRTVQVTDTQLLINNKPFYCHGAAKHEDSDIRGKGLDYALIAKDFNMLKWLGVNCFRTSHYPYAEEIMDQADRQGIMVIDESPGVGISTDENFSNESLSHHLEVMGELVRRDKNRPSVMIWSVANEPATNKDIAAPYFKSVIGHTKNLDPTRPVTFVCNHHYSDDKAIPYVDIICFNRYYGWYSDTGHTEVIQLQLGSDMDGWRSKYNKPLIITEYGADTVAGLHRDPSSVFTEEYQVDFMTEYHKLFDTRIGKYLVGEMVWNFADFMTKQGVTRVVGNKKGMLTRQRQPKAAAFLLRKRYHDLMNSTRHL